From a region of the Pseudanabaena sp. ABRG5-3 genome:
- a CDS encoding vWA domain-containing protein, which translates to MTQATNSQQSTAERLRRWRLILGGGAADGIGGGCLSDRDLAMDGALGALYGNDDSPDGSQDRKGGLGSSSPKVARWLGDIRTFFPTSVVRIMQQDALERLNLQRMLLEPEMLEAIEPDVHLVSNLLSLSGIMPSKTKETARIVVRRVVEELQRKLENPTRQAVLGSLNRATRNRRPRHNEIDWHRTIRANLKNYQPEYRTIIPETRIGYGRKRSSLRDIILCVDQSGSMATSVVYAGIFSAVLATLPAVKTSMVVFDTAVVDLTELLQDPVEVLFGTQLGGGTDINQAIAYCQSLIRQPHETIFVLISDLYEGGNNQEMLKRIAALVASGVQFITLLALNDDGAPSYDHNNTAAIASFGVPSFACTPDLFPDLMAAAINRQDISQWAATRELR; encoded by the coding sequence ATGACACAAGCAACTAATTCTCAACAATCTACAGCCGAACGCCTACGCCGATGGCGTTTAATCCTTGGTGGTGGTGCAGCCGATGGTATTGGTGGAGGTTGTCTTAGTGATCGCGACTTAGCAATGGATGGAGCCTTAGGAGCCTTGTATGGCAATGATGATAGTCCCGATGGTTCTCAAGATCGTAAAGGCGGCTTAGGCAGCTCATCACCCAAGGTGGCGCGATGGCTAGGGGATATTCGTACTTTTTTCCCAACTTCCGTTGTCAGGATCATGCAACAGGATGCTTTAGAAAGATTAAACCTACAGAGAATGCTACTAGAACCAGAAATGCTCGAAGCGATCGAGCCAGATGTGCATTTAGTATCAAATCTCTTATCCCTTAGTGGCATCATGCCTAGTAAAACCAAAGAGACTGCAAGGATAGTAGTGCGGCGAGTAGTTGAAGAACTTCAGCGCAAATTAGAAAATCCTACAAGGCAAGCTGTACTAGGCAGTCTCAATCGCGCCACCCGCAACCGTCGTCCCCGTCATAATGAAATCGATTGGCATCGCACCATTCGCGCCAATCTCAAAAACTATCAACCAGAATATCGTACCATCATTCCTGAAACCCGCATTGGTTATGGACGCAAGCGATCTTCATTACGAGATATTATTCTCTGTGTTGATCAAAGCGGCTCAATGGCGACTTCCGTAGTTTATGCAGGAATTTTTAGTGCAGTCTTAGCCACCCTACCTGCGGTCAAAACGAGTATGGTGGTGTTTGACACTGCCGTGGTCGATTTAACTGAATTACTCCAAGACCCAGTAGAGGTTCTTTTTGGCACACAACTGGGTGGGGGGACAGATATTAATCAAGCGATCGCCTATTGCCAAAGTTTAATACGCCAGCCCCACGAAACAATTTTTGTATTAATTAGTGATCTATATGAAGGGGGCAATAACCAAGAAATGCTGAAACGGATTGCGGCATTAGTGGCTTCAGGTGTGCAATTCATTACCCTATTAGCTTTAAACGACGATGGTGCACCATCCTATGACCACAATAATACGGCAGCGATCGCGAGTTTTGGTGTGCCATCTTTTGCTTGTACCCCAGACCTATTCCCTGATTTGATGGCTGCCGCAATCAACCGTCAAGATATTAGTCAATGGGCAGCTACTAGAGAGTTGCGGTAA
- a CDS encoding YggS family pyridoxal phosphate-dependent enzyme, with protein MSEVNPHSISQTITNRINQIRANIPPQVKLVAVSKYTTTEAVRAAYAAGIRDFGESRVQDSKVKQTELADLTDITWHMIGSLQSNKTKQAITQFDWIHSLDRLSLAEQCDHLISELGKSPKLLLQVKLAEDPHKAGWTESELLADLPQLEKLQNLDIVGMMTILPLGLNEAQAYEVFSRVGELAAKLRSLGWTNIKELSMGMSADYAIAIKAGATIIRVGTHIFSDFSNREHI; from the coding sequence ATGTCTGAAGTTAATCCTCATTCAATTAGTCAAACGATCACAAATCGAATAAATCAAATTCGTGCCAATATTCCACCGCAGGTAAAGCTCGTTGCGGTCAGCAAATACACCACTACAGAAGCAGTGCGTGCTGCCTATGCAGCAGGAATACGAGACTTTGGCGAATCGCGAGTACAAGATTCCAAAGTCAAACAAACGGAACTTGCAGATTTAACGGATATTACTTGGCATATGATTGGCTCATTGCAGAGTAATAAGACAAAGCAAGCGATCACCCAATTTGATTGGATCCATTCGCTCGATCGTCTTAGCCTAGCAGAACAATGCGATCACCTGATTTCTGAACTTGGTAAATCTCCAAAACTACTATTGCAGGTAAAACTAGCGGAAGATCCTCATAAAGCAGGTTGGACAGAATCGGAACTATTAGCGGATTTACCCCAATTAGAGAAGTTACAAAACCTTGATATTGTTGGAATGATGACAATTTTACCTTTGGGCTTAAATGAAGCTCAAGCCTATGAAGTCTTTAGTCGAGTAGGGGAATTAGCAGCAAAATTGCGATCGCTAGGCTGGACAAATATTAAAGAACTCTCAATGGGAATGTCGGCAGATTACGCGATCGCGATTAAGGCAGGTGCAACAATCATCCGAGTGGGAACCCATATTTTTTCAGATTTTAGCAACCGTGAACATATTTAA
- the bfr gene encoding bacterioferritin has protein sequence MQGQLEIKSQLNEALKAQLTAINQYFLHARMCKNWGLNQLNDREYRYSIKAMKQADELIERVLFLEGLPNLQSLGKLLIGEDVSELLNNDLTLCTEIRDGLKVAVATCETQQDFVSRDLFAKLVEETEEQIDWIESQLWLIENSGLPNFLQSMI, from the coding sequence ATGCAAGGACAATTAGAAATAAAGAGTCAGTTAAATGAGGCTCTCAAGGCTCAACTGACTGCGATCAACCAATATTTTCTCCATGCGCGGATGTGCAAAAATTGGGGATTGAATCAACTCAACGATCGTGAATATCGCTATTCGATCAAAGCCATGAAACAGGCTGATGAATTGATTGAGAGAGTCCTATTTTTAGAAGGTCTGCCCAATTTACAAAGTTTAGGGAAATTGCTGATTGGAGAAGATGTATCTGAGCTGTTAAACAATGATCTTACTCTCTGTACTGAGATTCGGGACGGATTAAAAGTAGCTGTAGCAACCTGTGAAACCCAGCAGGACTTTGTCAGTCGGGATTTGTTTGCTAAGTTAGTGGAAGAAACAGAAGAACAAATCGACTGGATAGAATCACAACTTTGGCTAATTGAAAATTCGGGATTACCTAATTTCTTACAGTCAATGATTTAG
- a CDS encoding DUF5682 family protein, giving the protein MPSNPKNNPDQVHIFGIRHHGSGSARSLCQALEQLQPDAILIEAPPDAQSLLPFVLREEMQPPVAILIYASDRPENSVYYPFAIFSPEWQAIRYGLERNIPIKFMDLPQAHRLAIKDKEQTEVNPESEISSPEDIAPNSESSPEPSPEVVTPVIPESDLRLYRQDPLGWLAEAAGFSDGERWWEYMVEHRRDSHELFAAILEAMTALREELDSAEDLAESSAERLLEQQREAYMRQTIRTTLSEGKERIAVVCGAWHAPALVNLPPARNDANLLRGLPKVKVEATWIPWTYGRLAIASGYGAGVVSPGWYDHLWHNFHHSSSQVAIRWITRVARLLRTKDIDASSASVIEAVRLAEALSAMRDRPLAGLPELNEAIQSVLCFGDPLPMQFIHQELIVGDRMGRVPDDTPMVPLQQDLIRQQKRLRLKPDTKTLELDLRNANDLERSHLLYRLALLDIPWGRTHYSTSKGTFKEPWQLQWEPEFAVRLVEAGVWGQTIIEAATAFTRHQANEAKDLPTLTKLVDKVLLANLGDAASYLMVRLQAEAAIAADISHLMQAVPPLANLLRYGNVRQIDTNIVAQVMDGLITRICVGLPVACASLNDEAAAAMYELAIAVNRAILLLQNSEYAEAWHGVLAQLADQSGLHGLLAGCCCRLLLDAGVFAANDVETRMGLFLSLANEPSQAAAWVEGLLKGSGLVLLHDDRLWQVLDNWVTKLATDTFDLVLPLLRRTFATFPAPERRQMGERVKRHQSNQIAVSSNSNFSNLDIERAEAILPAIAQLLGINL; this is encoded by the coding sequence ATGCCTAGTAATCCTAAAAATAATCCCGATCAAGTCCATATTTTCGGCATTCGCCATCATGGCTCTGGTTCGGCACGAAGTTTATGCCAAGCCCTCGAACAACTGCAACCCGATGCCATCCTCATTGAAGCACCGCCCGATGCTCAATCTTTATTGCCCTTCGTGCTTAGAGAGGAAATGCAGCCGCCTGTTGCAATCCTCATTTATGCCAGCGATCGCCCCGAAAATTCTGTTTATTATCCCTTTGCTATTTTCTCTCCCGAATGGCAAGCGATTCGCTATGGACTAGAACGCAATATTCCCATCAAGTTTATGGATTTGCCGCAAGCCCATCGTCTAGCAATTAAAGACAAAGAACAAACTGAGGTTAATCCAGAATCAGAAATAAGTTCGCCAGAAGATATTGCGCCAAATTCTGAATCAAGTCCTGAACCATCTCCTGAAGTAGTTACCCCAGTAATTCCTGAATCTGATTTAAGACTTTATCGCCAAGATCCCCTCGGTTGGCTTGCGGAAGCAGCAGGTTTTAGTGATGGTGAGCGCTGGTGGGAATATATGGTGGAGCATCGGCGCGATAGTCATGAACTGTTTGCGGCGATTTTAGAAGCGATGACGGCTCTAAGAGAAGAATTAGATAGTGCTGAAGATCTTGCCGAAAGCTCAGCCGAGCGCTTACTCGAACAACAGCGTGAAGCTTATATGCGGCAAACTATTCGTACCACACTATCGGAAGGCAAAGAACGTATTGCGGTCGTCTGCGGTGCTTGGCACGCTCCCGCCCTCGTAAATTTACCTCCTGCCAGAAACGATGCCAACCTTCTTAGAGGTTTACCCAAAGTCAAAGTCGAAGCAACTTGGATTCCTTGGACTTATGGAAGATTAGCGATCGCTAGTGGTTACGGTGCTGGTGTAGTTTCCCCTGGATGGTATGACCATCTCTGGCATAACTTCCACCATAGTTCTAGCCAAGTCGCAATTCGCTGGATTACCCGCGTCGCGAGACTATTACGCACCAAAGATATTGATGCTTCTTCCGCAAGTGTGATCGAAGCCGTTCGCCTTGCGGAAGCATTATCGGCAATGCGCGATCGCCCCTTAGCAGGATTACCTGAACTCAATGAAGCGATTCAATCGGTTCTGTGTTTTGGCGATCCCTTACCGATGCAATTCATTCATCAGGAATTGATTGTCGGCGATCGCATGGGCAGAGTCCCTGACGATACGCCGATGGTTCCGTTGCAACAGGACTTAATCCGTCAGCAAAAGCGTCTCCGCCTCAAGCCCGACACCAAAACCCTAGAGTTAGATCTGCGTAATGCCAATGACTTAGAGCGATCGCATTTACTCTATCGCTTAGCATTGCTTGATATCCCTTGGGGTAGAACCCATTACAGCACTAGCAAAGGAACCTTTAAAGAACCTTGGCAATTGCAATGGGAACCAGAATTTGCAGTCAGATTAGTTGAAGCAGGTGTATGGGGACAAACGATTATCGAAGCAGCTACAGCTTTCACTCGTCATCAAGCCAATGAAGCCAAGGATTTACCCACTCTCACCAAACTGGTCGATAAAGTCCTGCTGGCGAATCTTGGTGATGCAGCTAGTTACTTGATGGTACGTCTGCAAGCAGAAGCAGCGATCGCTGCCGATATATCTCACCTGATGCAAGCCGTTCCACCCCTCGCGAACCTCCTACGCTATGGCAATGTCCGCCAAATCGATACTAATATTGTTGCTCAAGTGATGGATGGCTTAATTACCCGCATTTGTGTGGGTCTGCCCGTTGCTTGTGCTTCCCTCAATGATGAAGCGGCGGCGGCAATGTACGAACTTGCGATCGCGGTTAATCGGGCAATCCTCCTCTTACAAAATTCTGAATATGCCGAAGCATGGCATGGCGTACTTGCTCAACTTGCCGACCAATCGGGACTACATGGACTATTAGCGGGTTGTTGTTGTCGCTTACTCCTTGATGCAGGTGTATTTGCGGCTAATGATGTCGAAACACGCATGGGACTATTTCTATCCCTAGCCAATGAACCCAGCCAAGCCGCAGCATGGGTGGAAGGTTTGCTTAAGGGCAGTGGTTTAGTCCTGCTCCACGACGATCGCCTGTGGCAGGTTCTCGATAACTGGGTCACAAAACTGGCAACGGATACCTTTGATTTAGTCTTGCCATTACTCCGTCGTACCTTTGCCACATTCCCTGCTCCCGAACGCCGCCAAATGGGAGAACGGGTCAAACGCCATCAATCAAATCAAATCGCCGTAAGTAGTAATTCTAATTTCTCTAATCTCGATATCGAAAGAGCCGAGGCAATTTTACCTGCGATCGCGCAATTACTTGGTATTAACCTATGA
- a CDS encoding ATP-binding protein: protein MNTEKPAKTSKTAKAKVDNTEVATTVTTSVSTLLREHAENQFAEELAELAKIDTKQRPPNWKLSPWAVSTYLLGGKLDNGFEVSPKYIGNKRIIEIAIATLTTDRALLLFGVPGTAKSWVSEHLAAAISGDSTLLIQGTAGTSEEAIRYGWNYARLLADGPSMAALVASPMMRAMADGKIARVEELTRIPSDVQDTLITILSEKTLPIPELNSEVQSTRGFNVIATANNRDRGVNELSSALKRRFNTVILPVPDSADEEVDIVQRRVESLGRALELPAEPPALEEVRRIVTIFRELRNGVTSDGKTKLKSPSGTLSTAEAISVVNSGLALAAHFGDGYLRAGDVASSLIGAVVKDPVQDQLVWKEYLETVVKERDNWKDLYRACREVD, encoded by the coding sequence ATGAATACGGAAAAACCAGCCAAAACCTCTAAAACCGCCAAGGCAAAAGTAGACAATACCGAAGTAGCTACGACAGTAACCACCTCAGTATCAACCCTACTGCGCGAACATGCCGAAAATCAATTTGCGGAAGAATTAGCAGAACTAGCCAAGATTGACACGAAACAACGTCCTCCCAATTGGAAGCTATCGCCTTGGGCGGTGTCTACCTATCTTCTCGGTGGCAAGCTAGATAACGGCTTTGAGGTTTCCCCGAAATATATTGGTAATAAACGCATCATTGAAATTGCGATCGCGACTCTCACCACCGATCGCGCTCTGCTCCTGTTTGGAGTTCCGGGAACCGCCAAATCTTGGGTGTCCGAGCATTTAGCCGCCGCTATTTCTGGGGATTCTACATTGCTGATTCAAGGCACAGCAGGAACTAGTGAAGAAGCAATTCGCTATGGTTGGAACTATGCCAGATTGCTAGCGGATGGTCCCTCGATGGCGGCGCTAGTAGCGAGTCCGATGATGAGAGCGATGGCGGATGGCAAAATCGCTAGAGTAGAAGAATTAACCCGCATTCCTTCCGATGTCCAAGATACTTTGATTACAATTCTCTCAGAAAAGACTTTACCAATTCCCGAACTGAATTCGGAAGTGCAGTCTACTAGGGGATTTAATGTGATTGCCACAGCGAATAATCGCGATCGCGGCGTGAATGAGCTATCTAGTGCGCTAAAGCGACGCTTTAATACGGTGATTTTGCCAGTACCCGATAGCGCCGATGAAGAAGTAGATATTGTCCAGCGTCGCGTAGAAAGCCTCGGTCGCGCCCTCGAATTACCCGCCGAACCTCCTGCCCTCGAAGAAGTGCGGCGCATTGTCACCATTTTCCGTGAACTGCGGAATGGTGTTACCAGCGATGGCAAAACCAAGCTCAAATCCCCCAGTGGCACACTCAGCACCGCAGAAGCGATTTCAGTAGTAAATAGCGGTTTAGCTCTGGCGGCTCACTTTGGCGATGGCTACTTACGCGCTGGAGATGTTGCCTCTAGCCTGATCGGTGCGGTGGTCAAAGATCCCGTGCAGGATCAGCTTGTTTGGAAAGAATATTTAGAAACAGTGGTAAAGGAACGGGACAACTGGAAAGATTTGTATCGCGCTTGTCGGGAGGTTGATTAA
- a CDS encoding DUF2555 domain-containing protein, whose translation MVDNPSKDTIGEAPEVDPSKFTAADVAEIADRLERDDYTNAFESLRDWHILRSLAFKGSDLAEPYRHLLDLEAFDEC comes from the coding sequence ATGGTTGATAACCCCTCAAAGGATACTATCGGTGAAGCGCCAGAAGTTGATCCTAGTAAGTTTACTGCGGCGGATGTTGCAGAAATTGCAGATCGTCTAGAGCGTGATGACTATACCAATGCTTTTGAGAGTCTTAGAGATTGGCATATTTTGCGATCGCTAGCTTTTAAAGGTTCAGACCTAGCCGAACCATATCGACATTTACTAGACTTAGAAGCATTTGATGAATGCTAA
- a CDS encoding DUF5674 family protein, with protein sequence MIIVREPTTSEKIREMAEPLFGLRIKLAVDVTREILAGGGELHFDCEQLLLDDGSQQENIWGADWYPQTKEVGFESIINIRPRQQNMTMEVRDLQLKARIEKIVRYLLEVM encoded by the coding sequence ATGATTATCGTTCGAGAGCCTACTACTTCAGAAAAAATCAGAGAAATGGCAGAACCATTATTTGGACTGAGAATTAAACTTGCAGTCGATGTGACTAGGGAAATTCTAGCTGGTGGTGGTGAACTTCATTTTGATTGCGAGCAGTTATTGCTAGATGATGGTAGTCAACAAGAGAATATCTGGGGTGCGGATTGGTATCCTCAAACGAAAGAGGTTGGGTTTGAGTCAATTATTAACATTCGTCCTCGTCAACAAAATATGACGATGGAAGTCAGGGATTTACAACTCAAAGCGAGAATTGAAAAAATAGTTCGTTATCTTTTGGAGGTGATGTAA
- a CDS encoding DUF3172 domain-containing protein, which translates to MARRRYSSTLNTPPTEPRSNGTTTKLAIAGAIFAVGIGVGIALSTLNPTPRTVDAIRLDNLAPSRDFCNNYGASAMVMSSRVYVTLNPFNVFISQAEPIPGCVVLPNNWNLLLQKNVIKEADIRQCKDRMNTFGFTGDLEKNPSVDCIYESKNATEKFTNGLPANPSPSPKP; encoded by the coding sequence ATGGCAAGACGTAGATATTCTTCAACTCTGAACACGCCACCTACTGAACCAAGATCGAATGGCACAACGACCAAACTCGCGATCGCAGGTGCAATTTTTGCGGTCGGTATTGGTGTTGGCATTGCCCTCTCTACGCTCAACCCCACCCCCCGTACTGTTGACGCAATCCGTTTAGATAACCTCGCCCCTAGCCGCGATTTTTGTAATAACTATGGTGCATCGGCGATGGTGATGAGTAGCCGAGTGTACGTCACGCTCAACCCCTTTAACGTATTTATCAGCCAAGCTGAGCCGATCCCTGGTTGTGTAGTTCTGCCTAATAACTGGAATTTGCTCCTACAAAAAAATGTAATTAAAGAAGCCGATATTCGTCAGTGTAAAGATCGAATGAATACCTTTGGCTTTACAGGCGATCTCGAAAAAAATCCTAGTGTTGACTGCATTTACGAAAGTAAAAACGCTACGGAAAAGTTTACTAACGGTTTACCAGCTAATCCTAGCCCCAGTCCTAAACCATAA
- a CDS encoding methylenetetrahydrofolate reductase, translated as MIDSPQPIVEHPFHKFRKAIASKEFLITAEVSPPKGSDPTHMLTQTRSLKGRVHAVNITDSSRAVMSMSPVAASVLIQQQIGIETVCQLACRDRNRIALQGDLFGAAALGITNILALTGDPVKAGDSPDARSVFDYESVRLLQLIQKLNQGIDANGKALPHQGTNFLAGAAVDPQSRSWSGLQRRFERKINAGAQFFQSQLITDFDRLDKFVNQIANQSDKPVLAGIFLIKSAKNALFLNKYVPGVQIPEHIIDRLAKAKSPLQEGLAIAAEQIQTARQICQGVHIMAIKAEHLIPEILDRAGVSVI; from the coding sequence ATGATCGATTCGCCCCAGCCAATAGTTGAACACCCCTTTCATAAATTTCGCAAGGCGATCGCCAGTAAGGAATTTTTAATTACGGCTGAGGTATCTCCCCCCAAGGGCAGTGACCCCACACATATGCTCACACAAACGAGATCGCTCAAGGGACGTGTCCATGCCGTAAATATCACCGATTCCAGTCGCGCCGTGATGAGCATGAGTCCTGTTGCGGCTTCGGTCTTAATCCAGCAGCAAATTGGTATTGAAACAGTATGCCAGCTCGCTTGTCGCGATCGCAATCGCATTGCTTTACAAGGGGACTTATTTGGTGCTGCGGCATTAGGAATTACAAATATTCTTGCCCTCACTGGTGATCCAGTAAAAGCTGGAGATTCTCCTGATGCGCGATCAGTATTTGACTATGAATCAGTGCGCCTACTGCAATTAATTCAAAAACTCAATCAAGGAATTGATGCCAATGGCAAGGCTCTACCGCACCAAGGTACAAATTTCTTGGCAGGAGCCGCCGTCGATCCGCAGTCACGCAGTTGGTCTGGTTTGCAAAGACGCTTCGAGCGCAAGATTAATGCGGGTGCACAATTTTTTCAAAGCCAATTAATTACAGATTTCGATCGCCTCGATAAATTTGTCAATCAAATTGCGAACCAGTCAGACAAACCCGTGTTAGCAGGCATATTTCTCATTAAATCCGCAAAAAATGCCCTCTTCCTAAATAAATATGTACCAGGGGTACAAATTCCTGAACATATTATTGATCGCCTAGCCAAAGCCAAATCGCCTTTACAGGAAGGACTAGCGATCGCCGCTGAGCAAATCCAAACAGCGAGACAGATTTGCCAAGGCGTGCATATCATGGCAATTAAAGCTGAACACTTAATCCCTGAAATTCTGGATCGCGCAGGTGTATCCGTTATCTAA
- a CDS encoding (2Fe-2S)-binding protein, giving the protein MYICICHAVTEKDIQKAVGKGASSVARLSELTLLGTQCGCCTEHANQVLNQCASKS; this is encoded by the coding sequence ATGTATATTTGTATTTGTCATGCAGTAACAGAGAAAGATATTCAGAAAGCAGTGGGCAAGGGCGCTTCCTCAGTTGCGCGGTTGTCGGAATTAACGCTATTGGGTACACAATGCGGATGTTGTACGGAACATGCTAATCAAGTTTTAAACCAATGTGCGAGTAAATCTTAG
- the bfr gene encoding bacterioferritin produces the protein MKGSEKVLQQLAKLLRGELAARDQYFTHSRMYLDWGLNKLYERINHEMQDETQHAALLIERILFLGGTPDLSQQDDLNIGKTVPEMLQNDLDYEYKVIGDLKEAIAICESEQDYHSRKILLGILTDTEEDHAYWLEKQLKLIEQLGLQNYLQSQL, from the coding sequence ATGAAAGGTAGTGAGAAAGTCTTACAACAGTTGGCTAAGCTGTTGCGTGGTGAGTTAGCAGCGCGTGACCAGTACTTTACTCACTCACGGATGTATTTAGACTGGGGACTGAATAAGCTATACGAGCGTATTAATCACGAGATGCAAGATGAAACTCAACATGCAGCTTTATTGATTGAGCGCATTCTATTTCTAGGTGGTACACCCGATCTATCACAACAGGACGATCTCAACATTGGGAAAACAGTACCAGAGATGTTGCAGAATGATTTGGACTATGAGTATAAAGTGATTGGAGATCTTAAAGAAGCGATCGCTATTTGTGAAAGCGAACAGGATTACCACAGCCGTAAAATTTTGCTAGGCATTCTCACGGATACAGAAGAAGATCATGCCTATTGGCTAGAAAAGCAACTCAAGTTAATTGAACAACTCGGTTTACAAAATTATTTGCAATCACAATTGTAG
- a CDS encoding type II toxin-antitoxin system VapC family toxin: MIIVDSGFWIALINRRDDYHVQAQDVLDTIDEPLITTWCVITEACHILLKRTGTNAQQTFINSLGIGAFDVFDLKVQDGKRISELMNQYSSLPMDLADASLIILAEHLGHGRILSVDFRDFNTYRWKNRHPFENLMSL; encoded by the coding sequence ATGATCATCGTTGATTCTGGCTTTTGGATCGCATTAATCAATCGTCGTGATGATTATCATGTTCAGGCTCAAGATGTTTTAGATACGATAGATGAGCCTTTGATTACAACATGGTGTGTGATTACGGAAGCTTGTCATATTCTCTTAAAACGTACAGGCACAAATGCTCAACAGACTTTTATTAACAGTTTGGGAATAGGAGCATTTGACGTTTTCGATCTCAAAGTTCAAGATGGAAAACGAATTAGTGAATTAATGAATCAATATAGTTCTCTACCAATGGATTTAGCGGATGCCTCATTGATTATTCTTGCGGAACATTTAGGGCATGGGCGGATTCTATCGGTTGATTTTCGAGACTTTAATACCTATCGCTGGAAAAATCGTCATCCTTTTGAAAATTTGATGTCTCTCTAA
- a CDS encoding type II toxin-antitoxin system RelE/ParE family toxin, translating into MKVTFKNVKLRKFCESKSSSKKLRARLADLIAAEFVQDLVYGKPHPLKGDRLGQFAVSLEGAERLVFEPSNAQIPYKEDGGIDWAKVTEVCIVFIGDYHD; encoded by the coding sequence ATGAAGGTTACTTTTAAAAACGTAAAACTGCGTAAGTTTTGCGAATCAAAGTCAAGTTCCAAAAAACTACGCGCTCGATTAGCTGACCTGATTGCAGCCGAATTCGTGCAGGATCTAGTTTATGGAAAGCCTCATCCTTTGAAAGGCGATCGCTTAGGTCAGTTTGCTGTATCTCTTGAAGGTGCTGAACGGCTTGTATTTGAACCAAGCAATGCCCAAATTCCATATAAGGAAGATGGCGGTATTGACTGGGCAAAAGTAACTGAAGTCTGCATTGTATTTATTGGAGATTACCATGACTGA
- a CDS encoding ImmA/IrrE family metallo-endopeptidase codes for MTEQDLSFTPEWVSPPGDTIVDAIEERDWTQAQLAERLGYTEKHVSLLINAKVPITEESAQKLSRVIGSTPEFWLRREAQYRAQLVQIEERERLQSWVPWLDRLPVKDLMKQGAIAKRRLDAKNKPEIVKELLQLFGVASPDNWETCYEQKQVAFRRTRKEQSNVGAISAWLRLGEIEAEKADVPKYNKAKFEKAVQEIRKLTVLSQAEFMPQMQQLCNEAGVILAIVPAISCAYTSGVARWLNPHRALIQLSLYGKQNDRFWFTFFHEAAHILLHDKKDIFLDDAGNGDRLESRQEDEANAWAREFLIPSEYDVELSTLRSREDVVGFAERLGIHAGIVVGRLQYEQVIEHNSKLNALKISLDLKNKNISLSKA; via the coding sequence ATGACTGAACAAGATCTTTCCTTTACTCCAGAATGGGTATCACCACCGGGGGATACCATTGTTGATGCGATTGAAGAACGGGACTGGACACAAGCACAATTAGCTGAACGTCTAGGCTATACCGAAAAACACGTTAGTTTATTAATTAATGCCAAGGTTCCCATTACTGAAGAGTCTGCCCAAAAATTATCAAGGGTGATTGGCAGTACGCCAGAGTTTTGGTTGCGGCGGGAGGCTCAATATCGCGCTCAATTAGTACAAATTGAAGAAAGAGAGCGTTTACAGTCTTGGGTTCCTTGGCTCGATCGCCTTCCTGTTAAGGATTTAATGAAGCAGGGAGCGATCGCTAAACGACGCTTAGATGCTAAAAATAAGCCTGAGATTGTGAAGGAATTACTCCAACTTTTTGGGGTGGCTTCTCCTGATAATTGGGAAACTTGTTATGAACAAAAGCAGGTAGCTTTTCGCCGTACTCGCAAGGAGCAAAGTAATGTGGGTGCGATTTCAGCTTGGTTACGTTTGGGTGAGATTGAGGCAGAAAAAGCTGATGTTCCTAAATATAACAAAGCAAAGTTTGAGAAAGCGGTTCAAGAGATACGGAAGCTGACGGTTTTATCTCAAGCGGAATTTATGCCGCAGATGCAGCAGTTATGTAATGAGGCGGGTGTAATTTTAGCGATCGTGCCTGCGATTTCTTGTGCTTATACGAGTGGGGTAGCGCGTTGGCTAAATCCACACAGAGCTTTGATCCAGCTTTCGTTATATGGCAAACAGAATGATCGCTTTTGGTTTACGTTTTTCCATGAGGCGGCGCATATTTTGCTGCACGACAAGAAGGATATTTTTCTTGATGATGCTGGTAATGGCGATCGCCTTGAGTCACGGCAGGAGGATGAGGCAAATGCTTGGGCAAGGGAGTTTTTAATTCCATCGGAGTATGATGTGGAGTTATCTACACTGCGATCGCGTGAGGATGTGGTTGGGTTTGCTGAGAGGCTTGGGATTCACGCTGGGATTGTGGTTGGGCGATTGCAGTATGAGCAGGTTATTGAGCATAATAGTAAGCTCAATGCGTTAAAGATAAGTCTCGATCTTAAAAATAAAAACATCTCACTTTCAAAGGCTTAA